The following coding sequences are from one Streptococcus mitis window:
- a CDS encoding adenine phosphoribosyltransferase → MNLKDYIATIENYPKEGITFRDISPLMADGNAYSYAVREIVQYATDKKIDMIVGPEARGFIVGCPVAFELGIGFAPVRKPGKLPREVISADYEKEYGVDTLTMHADAIKPGQRVLIVDDLLATGGTVKATIEMIEKLGGVVAGCAFLVELDELNGREKIGDYDYKVLMHY, encoded by the coding sequence ATGAATTTAAAAGATTACATTGCAACAATTGAAAATTATCCAAAGGAAGGGATTACCTTCCGTGATATCAGTCCTTTGATGGCTGATGGGAATGCTTATAGCTATGCTGTTCGTGAAATTGTTCAGTATGCTACTGACAAGAAAATTGACATGATTGTAGGTCCTGAGGCTCGTGGTTTTATCGTGGGCTGTCCAGTTGCGTTTGAGTTAGGAATTGGTTTTGCACCTGTTCGTAAACCAGGTAAATTACCGCGCGAAGTCATTTCTGCTGACTACGAAAAAGAATACGGTGTTGATACCTTGACTATGCACGCGGATGCCATCAAGCCAGGTCAACGTGTTCTTATCGTAGATGACCTCTTGGCAACAGGTGGAACTGTTAAGGCAACTATCGAGATGATTGAAAAACTTGGTGGTGTTGTAGCAGGTTGTGCCTTCCTTGTTGAATTGGATGAATTGAACGGCCGTGAAAAAATCGGTGACTACGATTACAAGGTTCTTATGCATTATTAA
- a CDS encoding class I SAM-dependent methyltransferase produces the protein MSEAGHKFLAKLGKKRLRPGGKRATDWLIAEGGFSKEKRILEVACNRGTTAIELAQRFGCKITAIDMDAQALEVAKKSAETAGVGHLIKFERANAMKLPYEDASFDIVINEAMLTMQADQAKKKCVMEYLRVLKPEGLLLTHDVLLKEAKESVRQELSQAIHVNVGPLTQDGWEQVMIESGYCDVKVLTGEMTLMKLSGMIYDEGWLGTLKICVNACKKENRKQFLTMYKMFDKNKKNLGFIAMASYKSSNR, from the coding sequence ATGTCAGAAGCAGGTCATAAGTTTTTAGCAAAATTGGGGAAAAAACGCTTACGTCCAGGTGGAAAACGTGCCACAGATTGGTTAATTGCAGAAGGAGGATTTTCAAAAGAAAAGAGAATACTAGAGGTTGCGTGTAATAGGGGAACTACAGCAATTGAGTTGGCACAGCGTTTTGGTTGTAAGATAACTGCTATTGATATGGATGCTCAAGCTTTAGAAGTGGCTAAAAAATCTGCTGAAACGGCAGGTGTTGGTCATTTGATCAAGTTTGAAAGAGCAAATGCAATGAAACTTCCTTATGAAGATGCTAGTTTTGATATTGTTATAAATGAAGCTATGCTGACTATGCAAGCCGATCAAGCTAAGAAAAAATGTGTAATGGAATATCTAAGGGTTTTAAAACCTGAAGGTCTTCTCTTGACACATGATGTGCTTCTTAAGGAAGCTAAAGAGTCTGTCAGACAGGAACTGTCACAAGCAATTCATGTAAATGTAGGTCCTTTAACTCAAGATGGTTGGGAACAGGTGATGATAGAATCAGGTTATTGTGATGTGAAAGTATTGACTGGTGAAATGACATTAATGAAATTATCAGGTATGATTTATGACGAAGGTTGGCTAGGAACTTTGAAAATTTGCGTAAATGCTTGTAAAAAGGAGAATAGAAAGCAGTTTTTAACTATGTATAAAATGTTTGATAAGAATAAAAAGAACTTGGGATTTATTGCGATGGCTAGTTATAAATCGTCAAATCGTTAG
- a CDS encoding DnaD domain-containing protein, which produces MTYLDAFKSGNLVLPSALLLHFKELFPSSDDFLVWQFFYLQNTTGLDEMSPSQIAERIGKEISDVNQAISNLTERGLLQYRTIELNGEIELLFDASLALECLDNLLGAAHSSSDQLTPQNQLKNLVETFQQELGRLLTPFEIEDLTKTLKEDGTSADLIKEALREAVLNGKPNWKYIQAILRNWRHEGIKSVAQIEAKRAEREASNPQLTQVSADFRNAMDLWKD; this is translated from the coding sequence ATGACATATTTAGACGCTTTTAAATCAGGGAACTTGGTTTTACCGAGTGCCCTGCTCTTGCATTTTAAGGAACTCTTTCCTTCTAGCGACGATTTTCTGGTCTGGCAATTTTTCTATTTGCAAAATACGACAGGTTTGGATGAAATGTCGCCAAGCCAGATTGCTGAAAGGATTGGTAAGGAAATTTCGGATGTCAATCAGGCTATTTCCAATCTAACGGAGAGGGGACTGCTTCAGTATCGTACTATCGAATTAAATGGCGAAATCGAATTGCTTTTTGATGCTAGTTTGGCATTGGAATGTTTGGATAATTTGCTTGGAGCTGCTCATTCAAGTTCAGACCAGTTGACACCTCAAAATCAGCTTAAGAATTTGGTGGAAACTTTCCAGCAGGAGTTGGGACGCTTGTTGACTCCTTTTGAGATTGAGGATTTGACCAAGACACTAAAGGAAGATGGGACCAGTGCTGACTTGATTAAGGAGGCTCTTCGTGAAGCTGTTTTGAATGGGAAACCAAACTGGAAGTACATTCAGGCGATTTTGAGAAATTGGCGCCATGAAGGCATTAAAAGTGTGGCTCAAATAGAGGCCAAGCGGGCAGAGAGAGAAGCAAGCAATCCTCAGTTGACACAGGTATCTGCAGATTTTAGAAATGCTATGGATCTCTGGAAGGATTAA
- the metA gene encoding homoserine O-acetyltransferase MetA encodes MPIRIDKKLPAVEILRTENIFVMDDQRAAHQDIRPLKILILNLMPQKMVTETQLLRHLANTPLQLDIDFLYMESHRSKTTRSEHMETFYKTFPEVKDEYFDGMIITGAPVEHLPFEEVDYWEEFSQVIEWSKTHVYSTLHICWGAQAGLYLRYGVEKYQMDSKLSGIYPQDTLKEGHLLFRGFDDSYVSPHSRHTEISKEEVLNKTNLEILSEGPQVGVSILASRDLREIYSFGHLEYDRDTLANEYFRDRDAGLDPHIPENYFKNDDVNQTPCLCWSSSAALFFSNWVNYAVYQETPFDWRKIEDDASAFGYL; translated from the coding sequence ATGCCGATTCGAATTGATAAAAAATTACCAGCTGTTGAGATCTTACGGACAGAGAATATCTTTGTTATGGATGATCAACGTGCGGCCCACCAAGATATACGTCCCTTGAAGATTTTAATTTTAAATCTCATGCCACAGAAAATGGTCACAGAGACCCAGTTGTTGCGCCACTTGGCTAATACGCCCTTGCAACTGGATATTGATTTTCTCTATATGGAGAGTCATCGTTCTAAAACAACTCGTTCAGAGCACATGGAGACCTTTTATAAAACTTTTCCTGAAGTTAAGGACGAGTATTTTGATGGGATGATTATCACGGGTGCTCCAGTTGAGCATTTACCATTTGAGGAAGTGGACTATTGGGAGGAATTTAGTCAAGTAATCGAGTGGTCCAAGACCCATGTCTATTCGACCCTTCATATCTGTTGGGGGGCTCAGGCTGGGCTTTATCTGCGCTATGGTGTAGAAAAATACCAGATGGATAGTAAGCTATCAGGTATTTATCCTCAGGACACCCTAAAAGAGGGTCACCTTCTCTTTAGAGGCTTTGATGATAGCTATGTATCCCCTCATTCACGGCACACGGAGATTTCTAAGGAAGAAGTCTTAAATAAAACTAATCTCGAGATTTTATCAGAGGGTCCTCAGGTTGGAGTTTCGATTTTGGCCAGTCGTGATTTACGAGAAATTTATAGTTTTGGACATTTGGAATATGATCGTGATACCTTGGCAAATGAATATTTCCGAGATCGTGATGCAGGTTTAGATCCACATATTCCAGAAAATTACTTTAAGAATGATGATGTCAACCAGACACCTTGTCTTTGTTGGTCTTCATCAGCAGCCCTCTTTTTCAGTAACTGGGTAAATTATGCAGTCTATCAGGAAACCCCTTTTGACTGGAGAAAAATAGAAGATGATGCATCTGCATTTGGGTATTTATAA
- the tpiA gene encoding triose-phosphate isomerase has protein sequence MSRKPFIAGNWKMNKNPEEAKAFVEAVTSKLPSSDLVEAGIAAPALDLTTVLAAAKGSNLKVAAQNCYFENAGAFTGETSPQVLKEIGTDYVVIGHSERRDYFHETDEDINKKAKAIFANGMLPIICCGESLETYEAGKAAEFVGAQVSAALAGLTAEQVAASVIAYEPIWAIGTGKSASQDDAQKMCKVVRDVVAADFGQEVADKVRVQYGGSVKPENVAEYMACPDVDGALVGGASLDPESFLALLDFVK, from the coding sequence ATGTCACGTAAACCATTTATCGCTGGTAACTGGAAAATGAACAAAAATCCAGAAGAAGCTAAAGCATTCGTTGAAGCAGTTACATCAAAACTTCCTTCATCAGATCTTGTTGAAGCAGGTATCGCAGCTCCAGCTCTTGATTTGACAACGGTTCTTGCAGCTGCAAAAGGTTCAAACCTTAAAGTTGCTGCTCAAAACTGCTACTTTGAAAATGCAGGTGCTTTCACTGGTGAAACAAGCCCACAAGTTTTGAAAGAAATCGGTACTGACTACGTTGTTATCGGTCACTCAGAACGCCGTGACTACTTCCACGAAACTGACGAAGATATCAACAAAAAAGCAAAAGCAATCTTTGCAAACGGTATGCTTCCAATCATCTGTTGTGGTGAGTCACTTGAAACTTACGAAGCTGGTAAAGCTGCTGAATTCGTAGGTGCTCAAGTATCTGCTGCATTGGCTGGATTGACTGCTGAACAAGTTGCTGCATCAGTTATCGCTTATGAGCCAATCTGGGCTATCGGTACTGGTAAATCAGCTTCACAAGATGACGCACAAAAAATGTGTAAAGTTGTTCGTGACGTTGTAGCTGCTGACTTTGGTCAAGAAGTTGCTGATAAAGTACGTGTTCAATACGGTGGTTCAGTTAAACCTGAAAACGTTGCTGAATACATGGCTTGTCCAGACGTTGATGGAGCTCTTGTAGGTGGTGCATCACTTGATCCAGAAAGCTTCTTGGCATTGCTTGACTTTGTAAAATAA
- a CDS encoding Ig-like domain-containing protein — protein sequence MKGKQQQDFRTEKYIRYGIRKYSFGAASVAIAAGLMFLGNGAVSATEVQSVETTISTPAPSQDDKEKAEAKVETVETVRPETETATEVKPEVKVANKATLEAKVAALESKLSNAKYADASVVSSAKDVLATAKATLAKADASQVEVDKQVETVVALSTVVAESDVAGLEKKEAADKEAAKAEAEKTATPAEKALSVATTTLTQVSSEAEVTNKLAETELAKSDVKEENKAAVTAAVAKNQAVLAETKTLLADKSVTKEQVDAQLERLNESILAVYNELKNAGINRDGKFSYVLADIAETVTEPPLSEEEQANHWKKYADKNTERLTKQIKWFDIANSKATVENLGEGDRLKVGTKFTQEISPGYVVTLTVTKLAPFNSTDEYKKRGGAGYDANAQNVYKDNTPAELKVVKQGSYSVAKTNGMDTQGKTVIQSVVDGANVGVEFSVKSTLNGKEVPSNVVFLTGEEAGSSEVEIYKTDGDGFELVTELSNSTVAGKETARSYIGEIYERRTVATAGHGQNRTDGQLGISYTLEGSGKPAFAPFLADKGAGFFNTTVTSDTVITATAKDGTIHADGLGTQVFGPVSTHRDSGFSTPLVMTRNAKNIGMYIMSNGQQGSMLGFMVLDEGDAPASYGRVAHSISKSNGQKQPYLGSVPADVDVRTTPINKTTAFVYDDINGIGDADEGARQLMGDDVAPNDNYKLKKVNAGTYSMTFDAHLDGESKAYVNGWIDFNGNGKFDEGEAAGVTEVTQDGKVTLTWTNDYQNVDTSATKLATRLRIAYDKADVKEATGIAYSGEVEDFQIQQTIPPRGTKQETKDVQGATQTSTVAFNAYGQKNYDFDKDNAIDTTVKSQIVKPDGTLVTDADLVDGYYVVPGQGKYKITDNGANVDVEFIPEANFVGTADGITIRRTDINGNTTGWGNEGRQIVGGEGDAKDQLNLVSEQVQLTGLAAKGSMDGRYIPTVTPKEIVGKPEESTDIQGKPQTKTPKFSINVDKDGDGTAPDAVTPSVQYPAKLVDPATGQPTDEKTVTVKGEGTYTIDPTTGAVTFTPEPQFTGTAKGIDVSLTAPVGQDKNGQPATATATAKYTPTVTGVTPTAAPSTSTGVQGEIQKGTPTFTEGNTEVPIKENSVKLLNADGTEANGPVDALDEKGNKVGEYTVDPATGEVTFKPTDKSYTGKVQPAKVQAEDKNGTKVSTTYTPSIVGVTPTATPDESAGVQGETQEGTVSFAPGETTIDGEKKSVPIKANSAKLLNADGTEANGPVDALDENGKKVGEYTIDPATNKVTFTPTDKTYVGKVQPAKVQAEDENGTKVSTTYTPTIVGVTPTSTPATTTDVQGKTQESTVSFEAGKTTIDGKEKSVKIDPDTYTLLDEDGKPAKEVPAKDPEGNVIGKYTLKTVDGKAVAVFEPTDKTYSGDVQPVRVQAKDKNGTAVETTYTPKITPVTPTAEAAKSEAIQGDTQKGTPSFVPGDNIAPIKENSYKLLDKEGNEVPAGQTTPAYAEDGVTPVGTYSIDPATGEVTFTPTDKSYTGKITPANVQAEDTNGTKVSTTYTPSIIPAQPEAEPAKTVDVQGATQTGKPEFQGGTAMVNGEEKTVEMDDTVPAKLVDPKTGDKVDSLTVEGEGTYTVAPDGTVTFKPEPKFTGVAKGVEVVRQDKNGTPAKATYTPEVKPVTPTGTGAVTEDVQGSTQTGKPEFKGGTVTIDGKEKTVEINEDKPAKLVDPKTGNPVDSVTIEGEGTYTVAPDGTVTFTPAKNFTGKGTGVTVQREDKNGTPVTAKYTPVVKPATPTSSDVINTNVQGAIQEGTPTFEGGKVIVNGKEKTVEIDETVKPTFDDGTTEKKVPGEGTYTIDENGKVTFTPEKTFTGQAKGVTVKRVDKNGTPITAKYTPVVVPVTPTSKDSESEGPKGQTQSGTPTFEGGKVTINGKEVPVEIDETVKPTFDDGTTEKKVPGEGTYTIDENGNVTFTPEPDFVGKATGVTVKRVDKNGTPVTAKYTPTVHPDTSHVDKDGNPLSPTEDGTKPSKDIPGYKVVKTEIDEKGNTKHIYEKVTTTHKDKDGNVIPGTTTEEGTTPKKDIPGYRFVETKTLPNGDTEHIYEKVKTSHKDKDGNEIPNYPTEDGEQPKKDIPGYRFVETKKLPNGDIEHVYEKVKTSHKDKDGNEIPNYPTEDGEQPKKDIPGYRFVETKKLPNGDVEHVYEKVTPPAPTPSPVPQPNPGKQNTTTWTDENGNPLKPTEPGSKEPGTVPGYEYVKTVTDSNGNIRHIFRKVQTPTPVDPTQPVQPVEPATPAMPEQPAKPQVPATPAQPVQATAVKEAEAKRELPNTGTEDHASLAALGLLGVLSGFGLVSRKKKED from the coding sequence ATGAAAGGCAAGCAACAACAAGATTTTAGAACAGAAAAGTACATTCGTTACGGTATTCGTAAATATAGCTTTGGAGCAGCATCAGTAGCCATTGCAGCTGGTTTAATGTTCCTTGGAAATGGTGCAGTATCAGCGACGGAAGTGCAATCAGTGGAAACAACTATCTCAACTCCTGCTCCTAGTCAAGATGATAAGGAAAAGGCTGAGGCTAAAGTTGAAACAGTAGAAACTGTAAGACCAGAAACTGAAACAGCTACTGAAGTGAAACCTGAAGTTAAAGTAGCAAATAAAGCTACACTTGAAGCTAAAGTTGCGGCTTTAGAATCTAAACTTTCTAACGCTAAATACGCAGACGCTTCAGTAGTAAGTTCAGCTAAGGACGTACTGGCAACAGCTAAAGCGACTCTTGCAAAAGCAGATGCTAGTCAAGTAGAAGTAGACAAACAAGTTGAAACTGTTGTAGCTTTGAGCACAGTTGTCGCTGAGTCTGATGTAGCTGGCTTAGAAAAGAAAGAAGCAGCTGATAAGGAAGCAGCAAAAGCTGAAGCAGAAAAAACTGCTACTCCCGCTGAAAAAGCTCTTTCAGTAGCAACAACAACACTTACACAAGTTTCATCAGAAGCTGAAGTAACTAACAAATTGGCTGAGACTGAACTAGCTAAGTCTGACGTTAAAGAAGAGAATAAAGCAGCAGTTACAGCAGCGGTAGCTAAAAACCAAGCAGTTCTTGCTGAAACAAAAACTCTTTTGGCCGACAAGAGTGTTACAAAAGAGCAAGTAGATGCTCAACTAGAACGCCTCAATGAATCAATCCTTGCAGTTTACAATGAATTGAAAAATGCTGGAATCAACCGTGATGGTAAGTTCTCATATGTATTAGCTGATATAGCTGAAACTGTAACAGAACCACCTCTTTCAGAAGAAGAGCAAGCAAATCACTGGAAGAAGTATGCAGATAAAAACACAGAGCGTTTGACTAAACAAATCAAATGGTTCGATATTGCTAACAGTAAAGCAACAGTAGAAAATCTTGGTGAAGGTGATAGACTTAAAGTAGGAACAAAATTCACACAAGAAATTTCACCTGGATATGTTGTAACCTTAACAGTTACTAAGTTGGCACCATTTAACTCTACTGATGAGTATAAAAAACGTGGTGGAGCAGGATACGATGCTAATGCACAAAACGTATACAAAGACAATACTCCAGCTGAGTTGAAAGTCGTAAAACAAGGTTCATATTCTGTTGCGAAAACAAACGGAATGGATACACAAGGTAAAACAGTTATTCAATCTGTAGTTGATGGAGCTAACGTAGGGGTGGAATTCTCTGTTAAATCAACTTTAAACGGGAAAGAAGTACCTTCAAACGTTGTATTCTTAACGGGGGAAGAAGCTGGTTCATCTGAAGTTGAAATCTATAAAACAGATGGTGATGGTTTTGAGTTAGTAACTGAGTTATCAAATTCTACTGTAGCAGGTAAAGAAACAGCTCGTTCATACATTGGAGAAATCTATGAACGCAGAACAGTGGCTACTGCAGGTCATGGACAAAATCGTACAGATGGCCAATTAGGTATTTCTTACACGCTTGAAGGCTCTGGTAAACCAGCTTTTGCTCCATTTTTAGCAGATAAAGGTGCAGGATTCTTCAATACAACAGTTACATCAGATACAGTAATTACAGCAACTGCAAAAGATGGAACTATTCATGCGGATGGATTAGGAACACAAGTTTTCGGACCAGTATCAACTCACCGTGATTCAGGTTTCTCCACTCCATTGGTAATGACTCGTAATGCCAAAAATATTGGTATGTATATTATGTCTAATGGTCAACAAGGGTCTATGCTTGGATTTATGGTCCTAGATGAAGGGGATGCTCCTGCATCATACGGACGTGTAGCCCATTCTATTTCTAAATCTAATGGACAAAAACAACCATACCTAGGTTCTGTTCCAGCTGATGTTGACGTTCGTACAACTCCAATTAACAAAACAACTGCATTTGTATACGATGATATCAATGGTATCGGTGATGCGGATGAAGGCGCTCGTCAATTGATGGGTGACGATGTTGCTCCAAATGATAACTATAAGTTGAAAAAAGTTAATGCCGGAACTTATTCAATGACCTTCGATGCTCACCTAGACGGTGAATCAAAAGCATACGTTAATGGTTGGATTGACTTTAACGGAAATGGTAAGTTTGATGAAGGTGAAGCTGCAGGTGTAACAGAAGTAACACAAGATGGTAAAGTAACGCTTACTTGGACAAATGATTACCAAAACGTAGATACATCTGCTACTAAACTAGCAACACGTTTGCGTATTGCATACGACAAAGCTGACGTTAAAGAAGCTACAGGTATTGCCTACTCAGGTGAGGTAGAAGACTTCCAAATCCAACAAACAATTCCACCACGTGGTACAAAACAAGAAACTAAAGATGTTCAAGGTGCTACTCAAACATCTACTGTAGCATTTAATGCATACGGTCAAAAGAACTATGATTTTGATAAAGATAATGCTATTGATACGACAGTTAAATCACAAATCGTTAAACCAGATGGTACATTAGTAACAGATGCTGATCTAGTAGATGGATACTATGTAGTACCAGGGCAAGGTAAATACAAGATTACTGATAATGGTGCAAATGTAGATGTAGAATTTATCCCAGAAGCAAACTTTGTAGGTACAGCAGATGGTATCACCATCCGTCGTACTGATATCAACGGTAATACCACTGGTTGGGGTAATGAAGGACGTCAAATCGTCGGTGGTGAAGGAGATGCTAAAGACCAACTAAACCTAGTAAGTGAACAAGTTCAATTAACTGGATTGGCAGCTAAAGGTTCTATGGATGGTCGTTACATCCCAACAGTAACTCCAAAAGAAATTGTTGGAAAACCTGAAGAATCAACAGATATCCAAGGAAAACCACAAACTAAAACACCTAAATTCTCAATCAATGTAGATAAAGATGGTGACGGAACTGCACCAGATGCAGTAACACCAAGTGTACAATACCCAGCTAAATTGGTAGATCCAGCGACTGGACAACCAACAGATGAAAAAACTGTAACTGTAAAAGGTGAAGGAACTTATACAATTGATCCAACAACTGGAGCGGTAACATTCACTCCAGAACCACAATTTACAGGAACTGCTAAAGGCATTGATGTATCATTAACAGCACCAGTAGGTCAAGACAAAAATGGTCAACCTGCAACAGCTACTGCTACTGCTAAGTACACACCAACTGTAACAGGTGTAACCCCAACAGCAGCACCATCTACTTCAACTGGTGTTCAAGGTGAAATTCAAAAAGGAACACCAACATTTACAGAAGGAAATACAGAAGTACCAATTAAAGAAAACTCTGTAAAACTTCTTAATGCAGATGGAACAGAAGCAAATGGACCAGTAGATGCTTTAGATGAAAAAGGTAATAAGGTTGGTGAATACACTGTTGACCCAGCGACAGGAGAAGTAACCTTCAAACCAACAGACAAATCTTACACTGGTAAAGTACAACCAGCTAAAGTTCAAGCTGAAGATAAGAATGGAACAAAAGTTTCTACAACTTACACACCATCTATCGTAGGTGTAACACCAACAGCAACTCCAGATGAATCAGCAGGAGTACAAGGTGAAACACAAGAAGGAACAGTATCATTCGCACCAGGTGAAACAACAATTGATGGTGAGAAGAAATCAGTTCCAATCAAAGCAAACTCAGCTAAATTGTTGAATGCAGATGGAACAGAAGCAAATGGGCCAGTCGATGCATTAGATGAAAATGGTAAAAAGGTTGGTGAATACACAATTGACCCAGCTACTAACAAAGTAACCTTCACACCAACTGATAAGACTTATGTTGGTAAAGTTCAACCAGCTAAAGTTCAAGCTGAAGACGAAAATGGAACAAAAGTTTCGACAACTTATACCCCAACAATTGTAGGAGTAACTCCAACATCTACGCCAGCTACAACAACAGATGTACAAGGTAAAACTCAAGAAAGCACAGTTTCATTTGAAGCTGGTAAGACAACGATTGACGGTAAAGAGAAATCTGTAAAAATCGATCCAGATACTTACACACTTCTAGATGAAGATGGAAAACCAGCTAAAGAGGTACCGGCTAAAGATCCAGAAGGAAACGTAATTGGTAAATATACTCTTAAAACTGTAGATGGAAAAGCTGTTGCAGTATTCGAGCCAACAGATAAAACATATTCAGGAGATGTACAACCAGTACGCGTTCAAGCTAAAGATAAAAATGGAACAGCTGTAGAAACAACTTACACACCGAAGATTACTCCTGTAACACCAACAGCAGAAGCAGCTAAATCAGAAGCTATCCAAGGTGACACTCAAAAAGGAACACCTTCATTCGTTCCTGGAGACAACATTGCTCCAATTAAAGAGAATTCATACAAACTTCTAGATAAAGAAGGAAATGAAGTTCCAGCAGGACAAACAACTCCAGCTTATGCTGAAGACGGAGTAACGCCAGTAGGTACTTACTCAATCGATCCAGCAACAGGAGAAGTAACCTTCACACCAACAGATAAATCATACACTGGTAAAATAACACCAGCTAATGTTCAAGCAGAAGACACAAATGGAACTAAAGTTTCAACAACTTATACTCCATCAATCATTCCTGCACAACCAGAAGCAGAACCTGCTAAAACTGTTGATGTTCAAGGTGCAACTCAAACTGGTAAACCAGAATTCCAAGGTGGAACAGCTATGGTTAACGGTGAAGAGAAAACTGTAGAAATGGACGATACAGTACCAGCTAAATTGGTAGATCCTAAGACTGGAGATAAAGTAGATTCATTAACTGTTGAAGGCGAAGGAACATATACAGTAGCTCCAGACGGCACAGTAACCTTCAAGCCAGAACCAAAATTCACAGGTGTAGCTAAAGGTGTTGAAGTAGTTCGTCAAGATAAGAACGGAACTCCAGCTAAGGCAACCTACACACCAGAAGTTAAACCAGTAACACCAACAGGAACAGGCGCTGTAACAGAAGATGTTCAAGGTTCAACTCAAACAGGTAAACCTGAATTCAAGGGTGGAACAGTAACAATCGATGGTAAAGAGAAAACTGTTGAAATCAATGAAGATAAACCAGCTAAATTGGTTGATCCAAAAACAGGAAATCCAGTTGATTCAGTAACCATCGAAGGCGAAGGAACATACACAGTAGCTCCAGACGGAACAGTTACCTTTACACCAGCGAAGAACTTCACAGGTAAGGGAACTGGTGTCACAGTTCAACGCGAAGATAAGAACGGCACACCAGTAACAGCTAAGTACACACCAGTTGTAAAACCAGCAACACCAACAAGTTCAGATGTTATCAATACAAATGTTCAAGGTGCAATTCAAGAAGGAACACCAACATTTGAAGGTGGAAAAGTAATTGTAAACGGTAAAGAAAAAACTGTTGAAATCGATGAAACTGTAAAACCTACATTTGACGATGGCACAACTGAGAAGAAAGTACCAGGCGAAGGAACTTACACAATCGACGAGAACGGTAAAGTAACCTTCACACCAGAGAAAACATTCACTGGCCAAGCGAAAGGTGTAACAGTTAAACGTGTGGATAAGAATGGTACACCAATCACAGCTAAGTACACCCCTGTAGTCGTTCCAGTAACACCAACTTCAAAAGATTCTGAATCAGAAGGTCCTAAAGGACAAACTCAATCAGGAACACCAACATTTGAAGGTGGAAAAGTTACAATCAACGGTAAGGAAGTTCCAGTTGAAATCGATGAAACTGTAAAACCAACATTTGACGATGGCACAACTGAGAAGAAAGTACCAGGTGAAGGAACATACACAATCGATGAAAACGGTAATGTAACCTTCACACCAGAACCTGACTTCGTAGGTAAAGCAACCGGAGTAACCGTTAAACGTGTAGATAAGAACGGTACACCAGTAACAGCTAAGTACACTCCAACAGTACATCCAGATACTTCACATGTTGATAAGGACGGTAACCCTCTTTCACCAACAGAAGACGGAACTAAACCATCTAAAGATATCCCAGGATATAAAGTAGTTAAAACTGAAATCGACGAAAAAGGAAATACAAAACACATCTATGAGAAAGTTACAACAACTCATAAAGATAAAGATGGTAATGTAATTCCAGGAACAACTACTGAGGAAGGCACAACTCCTAAGAAAGATATCCCAGGTTACCGCTTCGTAGAAACTAAGACTCTTCCAAATGGAGATACAGAGCACATTTATGAGAAAGTTAAGACAAGTCACAAGGATAAAGACGGCAACGAAATTCCAAACTATCCAACAGAAGACGGCGAACAACCTAAGAAAGATATCCCAGGTTACCGCTTCGTAGAGACTAAGAAACTTCCAAACGGCGATATCGAACACGTTTATGAGAAAGTTAAGACAAGTCATAAGGATAAAGACGGAAATGAAATTCCAAACTATCCAACAGAAGATGGCGAACAACCTAAGAAAGATATCCCAGGTTACCGCTTCGTAGAGACTAAGAAACTTCCAAATGGCGATGTAGAACATGTTTACGAAAAAGTAACACCACCAGCTCCAACACCTTCACCTGTTCCTCAACCAAATCCAGGTAAGCAAAACACAACTACTTGGACTGATGAGAATGGAAATCCATTGAAACCAACTGAGCCAGGTTCTAAAGAACCAGGAACAGTTCCAGGTTACGAATATGTGAAGACAGTGACAGATTCAAATGGAAATATCAGACATATCTTCAGAAAAGTTCAAACACCAACTCCAGTTGATCCAACTCAACCAGTACAACCAGTTGAGCCAGCTACTCCAGCAATGCCTGAACAGCCAGCTAAACCTCAAGTACCGGCTACTCCAGCACAACCAGTACAAGCAACAGCAGTCAAAGAAGCTGAAGCTAAGCGTGAATTGCCAAATACTGGTACAGAAGACCATGCTAGCCTTGCAGCACTTGGACTTCTCGGAGTATTGAGTGGATTTGGTCTTGTATCTCGCAAGAAGAAAGAAGACTAA